A segment of the Vicinamibacterales bacterium genome:
GTCGCGGTCGCGCCGTTCAACACGGAGGCGTACGGCTACGACCCGGCGCGGGGCCGCCGCTTCTACGACACCCTCCGACGGCGGCTGGAATCGTCTCCGGCAGTCGAGCGCGTCGCATTCGGGAACATGGTGCCGTTGACGTTCGCGGACTCGGGAACGGTCGTGACCGTCGATCGGGCGGCGGACGGCTCCGCGCTGCGGCTGCCGGTCCGCACGGCCAACGTCACTGCCGGTTACCTCGACACGCTGCGCATCCCGCTCGTCGCGGGGCGCGACTTCGCGGCCGGCGACACTGCCGCCGCGGACACGGCGATCGTCAACGAGACCCTCGCGCGGCGCGCGTGGGGGGATACCAATGCGATCGGGCGCACGCTGCACGCTCACGGCCGATCGACGACGGTGATCGGCGTGGCTCGCGATTCGCGCTACGGGAGCCTGACGGAAGGGGCGGTCGCGTTCCTCTACCTGCCGATGCCCGCCGGAGAAACGGTGCGCACGATCGTCGTCCGCTCCAGGACGGGGGGTCCGCCGCAGGCGTCGCTGATCGAGTCGGAGGTCCTGGCGATCGACGCACAGCTGCCGCGGCCTGCCGTACGCGCGCTGCGCACCGAGATCGCCGGCGTGCTGTTTCCGCAGCGGGTCGCCGCGCTCGTCACCGGCATTCTCGGCGCCGCCGGTCTCCTGCTGGCCGCGATCGGGTTGTACGGCCTGGTCTCGTACGGCGTGCGGCTGCGTCTGCGCGAGCTCGGCGTCCGGATTGCGCTCGGCGCCGACGCCCGCAGCGTCATCTGGCTGGTGGTGTCGCGCGAGCTGCGCCTCGGCGCGCTGGGCGTGGCCCTGGGTCTTGTCGGCGCAGTGCTGGCCGGGCGGCTGTTCGCCGCCTACCTGGTGCGCGTCAGTCCGCTGGATCCGCGCGCCTTCGTCGCCGCCGCGGCGATCCTCGTCTTCACCGCGGCGCTCGCCGCATATCTGCCGGCGCGGCGCGCGGCGCAGGCCGATCCGCTGACGATCCTGCGCACCGAGTGAGGCGAACGATGACGCGGGCCAAGGCGCACGACTTCCTGCCGCTCAAACCGGTCGACCTCGAGCTGCTGCTGGCGCTCGCCTCCGAAGATCGCCACGGCTACGGACTGGTCCAGGCAATCGCGGCACACACCAACGGTCTGGTGGTCCTCGATCCCGGCAACCTCTATCGGGTCATCAAGCGGCTGCTCGCCGGCGGCCTGGTGGCGGAAGCGGACCACCGATCCCCCGCCGACGAGGGGGAGGAGCGGCGGCGCTATTACCGGATCACGCCGCTGGGCGGGCGCGTGCTCGCCGCCGAGCTGGAGCGGCTGCAATCGATCGTGACGGACGCGTCGGCGCGCGCGCTGGCCCGGCGCTGGACGTCGTGACGCGGCACCACGCCCGGCCGCTTACGAGACGAGCTTGTTGACGACCGCGTAGTGAATGAGCTCGGCGCTGGTGCGAAGCTGCAGCTTCTCCAGGATGCGCGCGCGGTAGGTGCTGACGGTCTTCACACTCAGGCCCAGCTCCGTGGCGATCTCGGAGACCGTGCGCCCGGCGCCGATCATCCGCAGCACCTGATACTCGCGATCCGAGAGCGCCCCGTGCGGCGGCGGCGCTTCCTCGAGCCGGGCCGCTTCCTGCAGTTCCGCCGGAACGTGGCGGCCGCCGGCCAGCGCGGTGCTCACCGCGCGGATCACTTCGTCGGGATCGCTGTCCTTGGCAACGTAGCCGGCGGCGCCCGCCTGCAGCGCCCGCTGCGCGAACTGATCGACGGGATGCATGCTGACGACCAGAATCGGCACCACGAACTCGCGCCGCAGGCGGCGCAGCAGCGACAGGCCGCTGTCGCCCGGCAGCGTCAAATCCAGCAGCACGAGATCGAAGGCGGACTGACGCAGCTGCTCCATCGCCCGCGGGCCGTCCTCGGCCTCCGCGATCTGCAGGCCGGGGATGCGCAGCGCCAGGATGCGCGCGATCCCTTCACGCACGATCGGGTGGTCGTCCACCAGCAGCACCCTACGCACCCGCGGCGTCTCCGTCGGGGAGGATGACGAGCAGCCGCGTGCCGCTGCGCGGCCCGCGCGTGATCCGCACTTCGCCGCCGAGCGCCAGCGCACGCTCGCGCATGCCGAGCAGCCCCATCGTGTTCGGGCCGGCGATCTGCGCTTCGGTGATCCCGCGGCCGTTGTCGCGGATCTCCATCATGGTGACGCCGCGCTGCCGGGACAGGGTGATCCACACCGTGCCGGCGCCGGCGTGCCGCGCGATGTTGTCGAGGGCCGCCAGCAGGATGCGATACAAGGCGGTCACCTGCGCCTCGTCGAACGCCATCGACGCCGGTCGGGCGCGAACCTGCGTCCGAATCCCGGTCCGCTTGCTGAAAATCGACGCTTCCCAGCGGATCGCCGGAAGCAGCCCCAGGTGATCGAGGATCGGCGGCCGCAGCGACGTGGTGAGCTGCCGCAGCGATGCCACGCCCACGTCGGTCAGCCCGGCCGCCGCCTGCAGGCGATCGACCACCGGCCGCATCTCCGGCGCCGCCGCTTCCCTGAACGCCGCGATCGCCGCGCCGAGCTCCAGCCGCAGGCTCGAAAACAGCTGGCCGAGCTCATCGTGCAGCGTCCGGGCGAGCTGCCGGCGCTCTTCCTCGCGGCGCTGCTCCGCATGCGCCGCGAACTGCCGCAGCTGTGTGCGGGATTGACGCAGTCGGCGCTCCAGATCCTTGGCGGTCGTGATATCGCGGTAGTGCCACAGGTGGGCGACGCTCCCCTTCGGGCCGTCGAGCGGAACGTAGTCGCGGCTCATGACGCGCCCGTCGGTCAGCCGCACTTCGTATCCGAGCTGCGGCTCGCGGCGGTCGCGCAGCCGGCGCGTCAGCGCGCGATAGCTCTCGACGTCGGCGATGAGGTTGCCCCAGAGCTCCTCACGAAGCGCCTCCGCCTGGCGCCCGACCGCGTGCGACGGATGCGGGATGCCGAACATGCGGCAGAACGCCGGATTGACGACAGCGACGCGGCCGTC
Coding sequences within it:
- a CDS encoding response regulator transcription factor, which codes for MRRVLLVDDHPIVREGIARILALRIPGLQIAEAEDGPRAMEQLRQSAFDLVLLDLTLPGDSGLSLLRRLRREFVVPILVVSMHPVDQFAQRALQAGAAGYVAKDSDPDEVIRAVSTALAGGRHVPAELQEAARLEEAPPPHGALSDREYQVLRMIGAGRTVSEIATELGLSVKTVSTYRARILEKLQLRTSAELIHYAVVNKLVS
- a CDS encoding helix-turn-helix transcriptional regulator yields the protein MTRAKAHDFLPLKPVDLELLLALASEDRHGYGLVQAIAAHTNGLVVLDPGNLYRVIKRLLAGGLVAEADHRSPADEGEERRRYYRITPLGGRVLAAELERLQSIVTDASARALARRWTS
- a CDS encoding ATP-binding protein; this translates as MTAALTRRARPESAGERYTAALDSLTAALQDGVMAETDDGRVAVVNPAFCRMFGIPHPSHAVGRQAEALREELWGNLIADVESYRALTRRLRDRREPQLGYEVRLTDGRVMSRDYVPLDGPKGSVAHLWHYRDITTAKDLERRLRQSRTQLRQFAAHAEQRREEERRQLARTLHDELGQLFSSLRLELGAAIAAFREAAAPEMRPVVDRLQAAAGLTDVGVASLRQLTTSLRPPILDHLGLLPAIRWEASIFSKRTGIRTQVRARPASMAFDEAQVTALYRILLAALDNIARHAGAGTVWITLSRQRGVTMMEIRDNGRGITEAQIAGPNTMGLLGMRERALALGGEVRITRGPRSGTRLLVILPDGDAAGA